The DNA region TACATTAAAGTGCCAGCAATGTTAGACAATGGGGAGGCTGGGGCATAATGACTGAATTATTTCAAAAATCGGTAAAAGAATTACACGACTTATTAGTTGCTAAAGACATTACGGCTGTAGAATTAACTAAAGCAACATTTGATCGCATTAAAGCAACAGAACCTGAGTTAGAAGCATTCATTACTTTGAATGAAGAAAAAGCACTAGCGCAAGCAGCAGAGATTGACAAAGCTGGTATCTCAGCTGAGGATGTTTTAGCAGGGATTCCAATTGGGATTAAAGATAACATTGTGACGGAAGACATTTTAACAACTTCTGCCAGCAAAATGTTACATAATTTCACGCCTATTTATGATGCTACCGTGATGGAAAAAGTTTATGATGCAAACATGATTCCAATGGGTAAATTAAACATGGATGAATTTGCCATGGGTGGTAGTAGCGAAACGTCATATTATAAACAAACTAAAAATGCCTGGGATCATGAACGTGTTCCGGGAGGATCTTCAGGTGGTTCTGCTGCCGCTGTTGCAGGCGGACAATTACCAGTTGCCCTAGGAACTGATACAGGTGGAAGTATTCGTCAACCTGCAGCGTTTAACGGTATTGTAGGGATGAAACCAACGTATGGTCGAATTTCTCGTTATGGTTTAATTGCCTTTTCATCAAGCTTAGACCAAATTGGACCAATGACACGTACCGTCGAAGATAACGCGTTAGTCTTAAATGCTTTAAGTGGGTGGGATAAAAAAGATAGTACAAGTGCACAACTAGATGTCCCTGATTTTACTAAAGGACTACATGACGGTGTTAAAGGAATGAAGATTGCTGTTCCTAAAGAATATATGGGTGAAGGGATTGACCCAGAAGTTACAGCTCAAGTTGAAAAAGCCATTGCAACGTATCGAGCTTTGGGTGCAACCGTTGAGGAAGTTAGCTTACCGCATTCGAAATATGGGGTTGAAATTTATTACATTGTCGCATCATCTGAAGCGTCATCAAACTTACAACGTTTTGATGGTATCCGCTACGGTTATCGTGCAGAAAATGTTAAAGATATTGAAGATTTATATGTTCGTTCACGTTCAGAAGGGTTTGGACCAGAAGTGAAACGTCGCATTATGTTAGGGACGTTCTCATTAAGTTCAGGTTTCTATGATGCTCACTTTAAAAAGGCGTGTCAGGTTAGAACATTAGTGAAACGTGATTTTGATGAGGTGTTTAAAGAGTATGATTTGATTATTTCGCCAACAGCACCAACACCTGCTTATAAATTAGGTGAAAACTTAAATGACCCAATTACGATGTACATGGGTGACTTATTAACGATTCCGGTTAACTTAGCTGGACTACCAGGAATGTCTGTACCATGTGGCTTAGTAGACGGTATGCCAGTGGGTCTTCAAATTATTGGTAAACCATTTGATGAAACAACAATGTATCGTGCTGCGCAAGCATTTGAAACAGCAACAGAATTTCATAATCAAAAACCAGAAATGTTAGGAGGGAGCAAGTAATGAATTTCGAAACAGTTATCGGACTTGAAGTCCATGTTGAACTAAAAACAGACTCTAAAATCTTCTCGCCTGCTCCAGCTCATTTTGGTGCCGAGCAAAATACAAATACTAATGTGATCGACTGGAGTTATCCAGGTGTCTTACCAGTTGCTAATAAACGTGCCATTGAATTTGGGATGCGTGCGGCGATGGCTTTAAACTGTAAGATTGCAAAAGATACTCACTTTGATCGAAAAAACTATTTTTATCCAGATAATCCAAAAGCTTACCAAATCTCACAAGATGATCAACCGATTGGTTATGATGGTTGGATTGATATTGAAGTTGAAGGCGAAACAAAACGTATTCGTATTGAACGTGTTCACTTAGAAGAAGATGCCGGTAAAAATATCCATGGCACAGATGGCTATTCTTACGTGGATCTAAATCGCCAAGGAACACCGTTAATTGAAATCGTCTCAGAAGCAGATATGCGTTCGCCAGAAGAAGCTTATGCTTATCTAGATGCGATTCGTTCAATCATTCAATTTTCTGGCGTAAGTGATGTAAAAATGGAAGAAGGATCAATGCGTTGTGATGCCAACATTTCATTACGTCCTTATGGGCAAGAAGAATTTGGAACTAAAGCCGAGTTGAAAAACTTGAACTCACTTAACTATGTCCGTAAAGGTTTAGCTTATGAAGAAAAACGTCAAGCGAAAGTCTTAATGTCAGGTGGTATCATTCAACAAGAAACACGTCGTTATGATGACGCTACTGGTGATACAATCTTAATGCGTGTGAAAGAAGGAGCGGCAGATTACCGTTACTTCCCAGAACCAGATCTGCCAGTCTTGGAAATTTCTGATGAATGGATCGAAGAAGTACGCGCTAGCTTACCTGAATTACCAGCAGCTCGCCGCGAACGCTATGTGAAAGAGTTAGACTTGCCAGAATATGATGCAATGGTCTTAACCTTATCAAAAGAAATGTCAGATTTCTTTGAAGAGACATTAGCTGAAGGTGCTGATGCGAAACAAGCATCAAACTGGTTGATGGGTGAGGTATCTGCTCACTTGAATAGCGAACATTTAGAATTACATCAAACTAAGTTAACACCAAGCAACTTAGCAGGCATGATTAATTTAATTGCTGATGGCACAATCAGTTCTAAGATTGCTAAAAAAGTTTTCAAAGAATTAATTGAAAATGGCGGAAATGCCCGTGAAGTGGTTGAAGCTAAGGGGTTAGTTCAATTGTCTGATCCTGCTCAATTATTACCGATTATCAATGAGATTTTAGATAATAATGGCCAGTCAATTGAAGACTTTAAAAATGGTAAAGACCGTGCTGTTGGTTTCTTAGTGGGACAAATTATGAAAGCAACTAAAGGTCAAGCAAATCCAGGAGTCG from Vagococcus coleopterorum includes:
- the gatB gene encoding Asp-tRNA(Asn)/Glu-tRNA(Gln) amidotransferase subunit GatB; protein product: MNFETVIGLEVHVELKTDSKIFSPAPAHFGAEQNTNTNVIDWSYPGVLPVANKRAIEFGMRAAMALNCKIAKDTHFDRKNYFYPDNPKAYQISQDDQPIGYDGWIDIEVEGETKRIRIERVHLEEDAGKNIHGTDGYSYVDLNRQGTPLIEIVSEADMRSPEEAYAYLDAIRSIIQFSGVSDVKMEEGSMRCDANISLRPYGQEEFGTKAELKNLNSLNYVRKGLAYEEKRQAKVLMSGGIIQQETRRYDDATGDTILMRVKEGAADYRYFPEPDLPVLEISDEWIEEVRASLPELPAARRERYVKELDLPEYDAMVLTLSKEMSDFFEETLAEGADAKQASNWLMGEVSAHLNSEHLELHQTKLTPSNLAGMINLIADGTISSKIAKKVFKELIENGGNAREVVEAKGLVQLSDPAQLLPIINEILDNNGQSIEDFKNGKDRAVGFLVGQIMKATKGQANPGVVNKLLTEELGKR
- the gatA gene encoding Asp-tRNA(Asn)/Glu-tRNA(Gln) amidotransferase subunit GatA gives rise to the protein MTELFQKSVKELHDLLVAKDITAVELTKATFDRIKATEPELEAFITLNEEKALAQAAEIDKAGISAEDVLAGIPIGIKDNIVTEDILTTSASKMLHNFTPIYDATVMEKVYDANMIPMGKLNMDEFAMGGSSETSYYKQTKNAWDHERVPGGSSGGSAAAVAGGQLPVALGTDTGGSIRQPAAFNGIVGMKPTYGRISRYGLIAFSSSLDQIGPMTRTVEDNALVLNALSGWDKKDSTSAQLDVPDFTKGLHDGVKGMKIAVPKEYMGEGIDPEVTAQVEKAIATYRALGATVEEVSLPHSKYGVEIYYIVASSEASSNLQRFDGIRYGYRAENVKDIEDLYVRSRSEGFGPEVKRRIMLGTFSLSSGFYDAHFKKACQVRTLVKRDFDEVFKEYDLIISPTAPTPAYKLGENLNDPITMYMGDLLTIPVNLAGLPGMSVPCGLVDGMPVGLQIIGKPFDETTMYRAAQAFETATEFHNQKPEMLGGSK